The window TTATCATCACCGCCCTCGCAATCAGCGTGAGGTCTGGATTCAATTGGCCGATCATCTTTCAGCAAGCGAACGTGAAGAAGATGAGGACAATCGCATCCCTCGAATGCAATCCGTCTTTAGTCAATTAGCCGCCTATAATGGCCCGGTTCAGTATTTGCCACTCAAGCGATTGAATCCTGAGCATCGCGACAGTCTTTTTCCACAAGCAATAGACGACAATAATTGGAAGGCGGTTTCTGCGAAAGAATACGCCGACCTATGGCAGGAATTTGACGGGGAATGCAAGAAACGCAGCCTGATTGCTATTGCTGATCGGGCGGCATATCTCGAAACCGTGTTCGCGCTTCTGCAGGAATTCACCTGGTGTGTGCCGTCCGCGTATTGGAAAAGCAAGCCTGATGTGTCGCTGTTTGACCATCTGCGGACGACGGCGGCGATTGCGGCGTGTTTAGCCGCCGACGATCAGAGCATTGACTGGTGTAAAAACGCAAAGCAATCACAAGAACCGATATGTTATCTGGTTGGCGGCGATTTGTCGGGGTTGCAGGCTTTTATCTATACGCTGGCATCAAACGGCGCGGCCAAGTCGTTGCGGGCACGCTCGTTCTACGTGCAGTTAATCTCGGAAGCGATGGCGATGGCGATGTTGCGCGAACTTGATTTGCCGTTGACAAATTTGCTGTACGTGGGCGGCGGCGGTTTCCAGTTGTTCGCGCCCATGAAAGCCAAAGAGCAATTGCCCAATATTGTCCGCGATTTAGTGGACCGCTTGTTGGAAGCGCATCAGGGTGGGCTAGGATTGACGGTTAAGTGGCGGCCATTGGCCTATAGCGATTTTGAAGATTTCGGCAAAGCACGAGACGGGTTGGGAAAGAAAATCAATCAAGCCAAGCGCCAACCATTTGCGGCGGCCTCGCCCGAAAAATTGATGACTGCTCTAGGCGAGCCTATGAGCGAAGGTGGTGACCCGCTCCGGTTTTGCAAAGTGACGGGTGAAGACGGCAACACGGTAAAGAAAGACAAGGACGGCGAGTATAAATCCAAGTTTGTCTTGTCGTTGGAAGATTTGGGGAAGCTACTGCCCGGGGCCTCGCACATTGCTTTCGCGCCTGTTCCCAGACAAGCGCCAACCCGTGCTACGGACTGGCAACAAGCCTTGAGAGTATTTGGAATGGAAGCGCAAGTTGTAGTGAGATCGGATGTGGCGCAAAGAATGTCGGTGGACAGCGGCGAATTTGTGCGGGTGTGGCGGCTGGATGCTACTCCAGAGCCGGAAGAGCGCGAGTGGTTGAAGCCGCTCGGCCCGGCGCAAGTCATCAGTTATCGCCCATTTGCGCGGCTGACACCGCTGGATACGGACGGCAACCCGCTGACCTTTGACGAATTGGCCCAGCCAAAGAATGGCGGATTCGAGCGTTGGGGCGTATTGCGGTTGGACGTGGACAACTTGGGCAATCTGTTCAAATCGGGTTTTGGCGACAAGGCCAGCCTGTCGTTTGCTATCCGGCTGTTCTTTGAAGGTTGGTTACCTCAATTGGCCGGACGGGATTTGAAGCAGTATCTCTACATTCAATACTCTGGCGGGGATGATGTGTTTGTGGTGGGCGCATGGGATGTTTTGCCGGAGTTTGCGCGACGCATTCGCCAGTCGTTTGGCGAGTATGCGGCGGGCAACCCGCACCTGACGCTCTCTGGCGGAATGACGATGGTGGATGCAGGCTATCCGTTGTATCAGGCGGCGCAACAGGCGGGCGACGCTGAAGACGCGGCCAAAAGCGTAGACGGCAAAGATGCTTTCACATTTTTGGATCATCCGCTGAAGTGGAGCGAACTGCAAGCGACGCAGGAACGCGCCTACCGTTTGATGGACAACATTAAAGCTAAACATCTGCCTCACTCCGCTCTGCAAACATTATTGGCTCTGCAAGCGCGCAAAAATGGAAAACCCAAACCCATGTACGGCCCGTGGATGTGGATGGCGGCGTATCAACTCACCCGCTTGACACAACAGATTAAGGACAATGACACCAGGGAACATATCCGGGAATTGCAACAGAAATATTTGTCTCCTGGCGCAGACATCGAAACCATCGGGCTGGCCGCTCGCTGGGCACAATATCTTACACGAGGAGGATAAGCGATGACACAATACAACAGAGGAAGCCAGAGGGGCGGCAACAATCCGCCTGCGCCTCAATTTCAAAAACCGAGTGACGATGAAATCAAAAAAATCATCGTCAACGGCGACGTAGAGTTATTGGTGAAGTTGGCTGAACGGGCGGGCGAGGCGTTGGCTGTTCAAAAACTCACTACCAGCCAGATACGCAATGTGTTTGGCACAGTGCGTCAGATCCAAATGCGCTGGCCGACAGCCCCGGAAAAATCTTATCGGGAAGCAGTCTTGTTGCGCCCCAAGCTGGCTTATTTCGCCGAACGCGAAAAGAAGTCGAAGGGGGGCGGCTCGGCGGGCATGGAAACACTGCAGGTGGTATTGGAGCCTGCGCTGAAGTTGTTGAGCGACACCGGCCAGCCCAACCAAGAGCGATTTGAGCGGTTCGCAGAATTGTTTGAAGCCATTGTAGCGTATCACAAGAAGCACGGCGGCAAGTAAGCCAAAGGAGAGATTCTCATGACTGTAAAACTGTTAGGCCGGGTGATTATCAGCGGCGAGATTGAAGCCAAAACCGGTTTGCACATCGGCGGCAGCCCCGGTGCGTTAGCGATTGGCAACGTGGATTTGCCCGTCATCCGCGACGCTCGCACCAACCAGCCCTACATCCCGGGCTCATCACTTAAGGGCAAGATGCGCTCGTTGAGCGAGAAGCTGACTGGCGCGCCACAGAACAAAAACATCGGGAAAGATGTGGCCATACATGTTGCAGGCGGCGATAAGCGCGACTACAAATCTGAGGCAGACTATAAGCGTGTTGGGATGGAACAATATCAGAGTTATTGGGTCAACCCCATCTTCGGCCTGCCTGGCGAAGTCGGGTTTGATATTCCAGCCCCAAATCGTTTGCTGGTGCGTGATGTCCCTTTGACCAAATCATCGCGTGATGAACTTCTCAAAGCCAAAACCGATCTCCCCTTCACCGAAGTGAAATGGGAGGCGGCTATTGACCGGGTGACGAGCGCGGCGACGCCGAGACAGATTGAGCGTGTTCCGGCGGGCGCGATCTTCGGGCCGATGGAGTTGGTGTTCAGCGCATTCCTCAAAGAGGATGCTGCCCTGTTCGGTAATGTGCTGAGGGGGTTGCAATTGGTAGAAGATGACTACCTGGGCGGGCATGGCTCGCGCGGCAGCGGCAAGGTGGCGTTCCGCGCTTTGCGTGTGGAAATCCGGCGCGGCGAGACATATGAAACCGTGACCGACGCGCGTTTCAGCGGCCTGGCCCTGACCGAGCTAATAAGCAGGCAAGCTGAACTGCTCAACTGGGTGACAGACATGCTGGCCTTGGCGTAGGAGGCCGTATGCCAATCTTTCATTTGACTCTGCGCGGCCCACTGCATCAGGGCGAGTTTGTGGGCATCAACCGCGAGGCCGCGCTGGACTGGATTCCATCCGATAGCTTGTTTGCGATGCTGGTAACAGCGTGGACGCAAACGGGAGTTGACATGGCCAGCCGTTTAGCCGGATTCGAGGCCGGGCCGCCGCCGTTTCTCCTCACTTCGGCGTTTCCGCACGCGGGCAGTGTGCGCTTTTATCCCGCGCCGCAACGCCTGCCGCAGGCTGTGTTGGACAGCGGTGTAGCCGGAAAGACCGTCAAGAAGATTCGCTGGCTGTCGGCAGGCGCGCTGGATTTGCTACGGCAAGGGCAGGCTCTGGAAACCGCCGAGGCAAATTTTCTGCATGGGCGAACAGTCTGGTTGACTGTGAAAGAACGAGAAGCAATAAAACATTTGCTAGCCGAAGATGACGAAGGCGGTTCAAGCCTGTGGCGGTTCCAGGTCGTGCCGCACGTGACGGTGGATCGCGCCAGCAATGCTTCGAACCTGTTTCACACCGGGCGGGTGACTTTCAGCCCGGACTGCGGATTATGGTTTGCCGTACGCGGGCAAGCCAATGATGTGCGCGAGGCGTTTGGTTTAAAAGCAAA is drawn from Chloroflexota bacterium and contains these coding sequences:
- the csm2 gene encoding type III-A CRISPR-associated protein Csm2, with the translated sequence MTQYNRGSQRGGNNPPAPQFQKPSDDEIKKIIVNGDVELLVKLAERAGEALAVQKLTTSQIRNVFGTVRQIQMRWPTAPEKSYREAVLLRPKLAYFAEREKKSKGGGSAGMETLQVVLEPALKLLSDTGQPNQERFERFAELFEAIVAYHKKHGGK
- the cas10 gene encoding type III-A CRISPR-associated protein Cas10/Csm1, with product MDEKVLSAALAGLLHDIGKFSQRAGVGISETGNAEARRDYGYVHALASYDFMTAFVPKDWREDLSGIAYHHRPRNQREVWIQLADHLSASEREEDEDNRIPRMQSVFSQLAAYNGPVQYLPLKRLNPEHRDSLFPQAIDDNNWKAVSAKEYADLWQEFDGECKKRSLIAIADRAAYLETVFALLQEFTWCVPSAYWKSKPDVSLFDHLRTTAAIAACLAADDQSIDWCKNAKQSQEPICYLVGGDLSGLQAFIYTLASNGAAKSLRARSFYVQLISEAMAMAMLRELDLPLTNLLYVGGGGFQLFAPMKAKEQLPNIVRDLVDRLLEAHQGGLGLTVKWRPLAYSDFEDFGKARDGLGKKINQAKRQPFAAASPEKLMTALGEPMSEGGDPLRFCKVTGEDGNTVKKDKDGEYKSKFVLSLEDLGKLLPGASHIAFAPVPRQAPTRATDWQQALRVFGMEAQVVVRSDVAQRMSVDSGEFVRVWRLDATPEPEEREWLKPLGPAQVISYRPFARLTPLDTDGNPLTFDELAQPKNGGFERWGVLRLDVDNLGNLFKSGFGDKASLSFAIRLFFEGWLPQLAGRDLKQYLYIQYSGGDDVFVVGAWDVLPEFARRIRQSFGEYAAGNPHLTLSGGMTMVDAGYPLYQAAQQAGDAEDAAKSVDGKDAFTFLDHPLKWSELQATQERAYRLMDNIKAKHLPHSALQTLLALQARKNGKPKPMYGPWMWMAAYQLTRLTQQIKDNDTREHIRELQQKYLSPGADIETIGLAARWAQYLTRGG
- the csm3 gene encoding type III-A CRISPR-associated RAMP protein Csm3 gives rise to the protein MTVKLLGRVIISGEIEAKTGLHIGGSPGALAIGNVDLPVIRDARTNQPYIPGSSLKGKMRSLSEKLTGAPQNKNIGKDVAIHVAGGDKRDYKSEADYKRVGMEQYQSYWVNPIFGLPGEVGFDIPAPNRLLVRDVPLTKSSRDELLKAKTDLPFTEVKWEAAIDRVTSAATPRQIERVPAGAIFGPMELVFSAFLKEDAALFGNVLRGLQLVEDDYLGGHGSRGSGKVAFRALRVEIRRGETYETVTDARFSGLALTELISRQAELLNWVTDMLALA